The genomic interval AAATATAATTTTTAGCAGAATCATACCACAATTAATTGACATAAAAATAAATTGGACCGCCTATCCAGTGAGAATGGTAGCATTAAATAAGTAGTCCATGCAAATACAATATTTCTATGCATAACACCTGTAGAACAGGGATCAACGAACTGTACTGGTGTTCAAGTTTGCAGTTTATTTAATCAAATAGGGTAGGATTCATAATCCTATCCTATTTCATTCCTTAAAAAACGCTTTTTTAGTTATAAGTATGAAGAGAAAAACAGGCATCATTTCCGGACTTATTTTAATAGGTATCTTGGCAGCCTGGTTGGTGTACAGTAAAGTATACAATAAACCACACAGGCAGATTACCGGAGAACAAGCAGCCTATGCTGTAAAATCAGTAGCTCTGTTTGGAGCATACGAAACTGACGAAAACAGAGCAGATTCACTATACCTGAATAAAGTATTGCAGGTTGAAGGAAAAGTGGAAAAAATCTTTCAGAATGAAAAGGGAGAATTGACCCTGGTATTAACTGGAAATGAAATGTTTGGCATTAGCTGCACCATGGCAGATAGCGAAAAAGAAAAGCTTCAACACATTAAACCTGGTGGTGAAGCAAAGCTGAAAGGCTTATGTAATGGCATGTTGATGGATGTAGTGCTGGTTAAATGTGTATTGGTTGAATAGCAATATATGCGACAAAGAACGGTATTGTATTCACTACGTAGCTAGTTTTAATGTGAAATTGTGAAGATATGATCAGAGGCGCTATGTATGATTAAATCAGAAATTTTTAAAACCCTTATAGTAGAATAAAATTAGTAAGCATACTACCACCTTTTCCCTTTATTATGAGATATTTATTTAAATGCGGTACATTCTTTTTGCTGATTTATCTATTATTTTCCTGTGCCTATCATAATGAAGAAGAGTTATATGGCAATGAGGCAATCAATCCCTGCGATACGGTAACTGTTACCTATACACTGGATGTGCTTCCGGTTTTACAGACCACTTGTTATCCATGCCATAATCAAGCGGCAGCTTCGGGAGGTGTTATTTTAGAAGGCTACAACCAGGCCAAAGCCATCGCCGGAAGCGGACGCTTATTAGGAGCCATCAGCCATTCTCCGGGATTTACACCTATGCCAAAAGATGGAGCCAAACTACCTTCCTGTGATATCACTAAAATCAGCCGGTGGATTGAAGCCGGTATGCCTGAGAACTAACCAAGCTATTTATATATGAGATTTTTTTCAGTTTGTTTTTTATTGATCCTGCTTTATTCTTCAACCTATGTTTCCGCACAAGGGCGCTATTTTACCCGTGCAGGCCATATTTCATTTTATTCTTCAACTCCTGTAGAAGATATAAAAGCAGATAACCGGCAGGTAGCCAGCGTAATTGACTTTTCAAGTGGAGAGATGGTATTTTCCGTACTGATGCGGTCTTTTGAATTTCCGAAAGCTTTGATGCAGGAGCATTTTAATGAGAATTATATAGAGTCGGATAAGTACCCAAAATCTACATTTAAAGGCAAAATAACTAATGCCCAGAGTGTAGATACAAAGAAAGACGGGCTGTACAAAGTAAATGTAGAGGGCTACCTTACGATTCATGGTGTGACCAAACCTGTGAAAACAGAAGGTACTCTGGAAGTGAAAGAAGGAAAAATACTGGGTAAATCTAATTTTACTGTAGCTGTAGCTGATTACAACATCCAAATCCCTAAAGTTGTACAGGATAACATTCAAAAAACCATTGATATCAAGATAGATATGGTATATGAGCCTTTCAAGCAGTAACCACACAAACCCTCAACTCTAGTACCTATATGCCCAAACTTAAACTCATTCTCCTGCTTATATTTCTTTGTTCGGTAACTGCCCTGCAAGCACAAGATGATTTGCTGGGATTGCTTGAAAATGATTCCTTGCAAAAGAAAACTCCTGCCTATACCATTGCCACTTTTAAAACTACCAGAGTAATTAATGGGCATTCGGTGGAAACGACCAAAAATGGAGTGCTGCAGTTTATGATTTCCCACCGGTTTGGTACCCTTAATAGTGGTGCCTATAATTTCTTTGGCCTGGACCAGGCTACGATCCGCCTGGGACTAGAATATGGCTTAACTGACCGGTTCACTATTGGAGTTGGCAGAAGTTCCCTGGAAAAAACATATGATGGTTTTCTGAAATATAAAGTGCTCCGGCAAAGCAAAAATATGCCTGTTTCGGTAGTACTGTTTACCAGCATTGCTGCTACTTCCCTAAAATTTACTGAACCGGAAAGGGATAACTTATTCTCATCAAGGCTCAGTTATACCTACCAGGCCATTGTAGCCCGGAAATTCAGCGATAAATTATCCTTACAACTCTCTCCTACCCTTGTTCACCGGAATCTGGTAGCTACTACTGAAGACCAGAATGATGTAATGGCTGTAGGCGCAGCAGGCAGGTTTAAACTTACCAAACGCACTTCTTTTAATGCTGAATATTTTTATGTACTTCCGGGTAAAACTGCCGATGATTATTACAATACCTTATCTCTGGGCTTTGATATTGAAACAGGGGGACACGTTTTTCAGCTGCACCTGACCAATTCGCAGGGGATGATCGAGAAGTTTTTTGTTCCTGGCAACACCGGCAGATGGTCGAAAGGCGATATCTACATTGGGTTTAATGTTTCAAGGGTATTTACCTTAAAAAAGAAAAAGGAAGTCAAATAAAATCAGCTCATTCATACCAAAGAACTTGTCTGTTGCTAAGAATTACGCTACCTGTATGGTTCAGATAAGTTCTTTCTTTTGATAACGGGATAAATGGATTGAAAATACACGCAAAATGTACTCCCATGTATCAGTTTAAATCCCTGGCTTAGTATCATCCTTTTTCATGATTTTCCTCATTTTTCACGCGTAGAGTCTAAGCTACCTTTGAGGTACACAACACTTCATTCTATAATCAGAAAGAAAAATTAAGTATTAAAATCATGTCAAAGATGAACAATGTCACTTCCTTGAAAGAGGTGCCAGCCCTAGAGAGTTATACCATTGCCAGAGGAATAAATGGCATCTTATGGATATGGGAAAAAGTGGAAGATAATGTATGGAAAGTATACGCCTATGAAACTCCTCAGAACTATCACTTCGAAGACGACAAGGGAAACCAGGTAAACAGATAACTGCTTCCTTGTATTGCCCTCAAACCGAACGAAATAAAGATATTACACCATTCCAGACTTAGTTTACCAGCGCATTTAACACTTCATTTTTATCCTGCTGCAGATCATAAATAAATCCATTAATAATCGCATAACGCACCTGTCCATCCTGTTCCAGTACAAAGTTGGCACTCCGGCTTAATATTACCTCATGGTTGCGTGTATTCTTGCCGGTAATAATATTAATGGGCAAAGCCGTAAACTGGTCAGCAGGCATATAATTCTTAATTTTCACCGTTGTAAATCCCTTTTGCAATATTTCTTTTATATTCATCGATTGCAGGGTGCGTACATTCTTAATCACTTCCGGATATATTTTTCCGGGAATCAGGCGCATGCCTGAAGCATCCAGTTCCTGGTAGCCATACCGCACCGACATATCTCCAATCTCTTCAATGCTGCTCCGGTAGAAAAAGTTGGTATAAGGAGCCATGTTCACTTCGTACCTGTCAATACCAATATCTAATCTGTAAGGCTTTCCTTCTCTTTCTGTCTCTGCATTCCGGATCAACAGATCAAACAAATATCTTTCGTTCTCAGGAATTTTGTAATAGTTGGCTATTTTTTCGGAAGTATAAGTTTGTTGCCCAATAGCCTTAAGGGCATTTAATAGGGCCACAAAATTAAGTTTGCGGATATACTGCTTTTCTGTGTCATTTTTATAACCACCCGATTCTATCAATACGGTACTCGTGCCCCATTTCTGAATATTATCGCCAAATGCCCTGGGTTCATGCTCATCTGAATATTTTGCCACCTGGCCTGGAATATAATTCTGCAGTAAGCGGTTCATATATACAATCAGTTTCATAGCCTTGGTACGCACTTCATTTTCAGATTTGGCATAATCGTAGGGCGGGGCCAGAAAAGAAACAGTAGCAGGCTTGCTTGTTTTTCCGGCTGTATACCTGGTATTCTGATCATGCAGGTTGAATCCGAAGTCAGGTTTCAAGCTATCTCTTACGCTTTTCAATATTCTCGATTCCGGCGATTGAAGGCTCACCGCATCCCGGTTTAAATCTATATCCAGGGCATTGCGGCGCTTGTATACTTCAGCACCATCCGGATTGAGCATGGGAATAAAATACAAGGTTGTGTTCCTGAGTAAATCATCCCGTACCTTATCACCAGACGTAGAATCAGCCAGATACTTGAAAATATCCAGCAGGGCCATCGTTGCCGTAGGCTCATCTCCATGCATCTGCGACCATAAGAGTACTTTTGTTTTTCCCGAACCTGCTTTTACCAGAAAAATATCCCGGTTCTGAAACGATTCGCCCACTTTTTTTACTTCGAACAAAGGATTGGTTTTCAAACTATCCAGAATCCGTACAATATCTGTATGTTTAAAGCGGCGGTGCGTGATGGATTTTTCCAGGTATTTTTCATGCAGGGAATAAAATATATCCTTGGCCGGCTTTATGTCCTCAACCAAAGCAAGCTGATGCACAGGCGTTTCGTGGGCACGTCCGCTCTCACAGGAAATTAATGTCATAAGCAACAGAAATTTGATATACCGCATACACGATAGTTTTACAAAATCAGTCAGGTATTGAAATTATCCAATAATTTAATAATTTTCTAGGAAATACTTCTGGAGCTACCTAAGCAGGCTGGCAAGATTAGTTAATTTTCTCATATCAACTCCGCAAACCGTGATTATATCTTACTTCTTCCGGAAAAATCTTGTATATACTTTATTCTGCATCCTATTAGCTGCCTGTACTGCCACAAAGCAACAGATCCGGCCGCTACAGATACAGAAGATGGTCTCAGAATCACAAATATTCTCTAGCCATTTTACCGGATTTGCCTTATATGACCCGGAATTAAAGAAAATGATTGCCCAGCACAACGCAGCACAATATTTTACGCCTGCTTCCAATACAAAAATATTTACTTTTTATACTTCCTTACACATGCTGGGCGATTCTGTTCCGGGCTTGCACTACACAGTCCGGAACGATTCGCTTTTTTTCCAGGGAACAGGCGACCCTTCATTTCTGCACCCTGACCTGAAAAACACGACTGTATACGATTTTTTAAACAGCCGGACAGAAAAATTATTTTATATACCGGCATACTATAAAGGCTATCACTATGGTCCCGGATGGGCTTGGGATGATTACAATGATTATTATTCAGCAGAAAAATCCGCTTTTCCGGTGTATGGAAATATTGTCCGTTTCCAGGTAGATAAGCAAGGAAAATGGCACACCTTTCCGCGTTCTTTTACAAAAATGGTGAGCCGAAATACAGTTATTCCAGCTCCCGATTCCATTTTTCACCGGCTTCCCGAACATAATTGGTTCAGCTATTACCCTGAAACGTTTATCAAAGCCTTTACCCAGGATGTTCCTTTCCGCCAAAGTGATTTTCTAGTTTTACAATTACTCAGCGATACTTTACATAACCCTGTACTGCTTCAAAGCCAGCCGCTAACCGGACAGAAAAACATCTTATACAGCATTCGGGCGGATTCTTTGTACAAACGCCTGATGCAGGAAAGTGATAATTTTATTGCAGAACAACTGCTCTTATTGTGTTCCTCTACAATTTCAGATACGCTCAATACGGAAAAAGCCATTTCTTATGCAACAAACCACTTGCTGGATTTGCCCGATAAACCCATCTGGAAAGATGGCTCCGGCCTCACCAGATATAATCTTTTTACACCAAGGAGTATAATTAAAATCCTGGAAAAACTCTATACAGAAGTTCCCAGGCAACGTTTATTTAATATTTTCCCGGCTGGCGGCCAGTCAGGAACCATAAAAAAATGGTATGCTTCTGACAACGGACAGCCTTATATTTTTGCCAAAACCGGCACCTTATCTAATGTACATTGCCTGAGCGGCTACCTGGTTACAAAAAAAGGGAAAACCCTGATATTTAGCTTTATGCACAACAATTATGTGGTGGATATAGACGAAGTGAGAAAAGAAATGCAGAAAGTGTTAAAGGAATTATATATGAGGTACTAAATGTGCCCGCATTCTATTTTACAACCGATCACAGTCTATTAAGCTATTGTTAATTTATTTCCTCAGCAACAGATTACTTCGTTTCTGAAAATAGAAAGCTTATCTTCGAAGGGAAAAGATACCAGGAGAATGTGCGTTGTGTAAGGAAATGCTCTGTCGCCAGCTAAAAAATTTTATATGCAAAAACCAGCCCGTAAACCTGTTCCGGAATTTAAAGGCAACCTGAGAAGCAATATTATCCGGGTTCCGGAATCCATCAGTTCCTGTAGTGGCATTATTATTCTGGGAAAATGCATCAAATCTTTGTTGTTTAGCACCGACGTCGCCATTATCCGCAATACCAATGCCGACGCCATCATTGCGGTGTATCCTTTTACTCCACAGCCCATTATCAGTCACGCACTTATTCTGGCTTCCGACAAACCTATTTTTTGCGGCATTGGCGGCGGACTTACGACCGGCAAACGTTCACTGGAAATTGCCCTGGATGCTGAATTTCAGGGAGCATTGGGTGTCGTACTGAATAAACCGGCGCCTAATGATCTGATCGAAAAACTGAAGCGGAAACTGGAAATTCCCGTGATTGTAACTGTGGTGTCTACTGATGAGGATATACAAGGCCGGATTAATGCTGGTGTAGACATTTTTAATGTATCTGGTGCTGCCCAGACAGAAACTATTGTGCAGAAAATCCGGCAGATCAACCCTGATTTTCCTATTATTGCTACTGGTGGGAAGGATGATGAAAGTATCAACAGAACTATTACCGCTGGTGCCAATGCCATTACCTATACACCTCCATCTACTGGTGAATTGTTCAAAACCATTATGAACAAGTACCGCCAGGGAGGAAGTTATTGAAGGCTATTCAGTGGAGAAATATAATAAAAACAAGTATTACTTAAACTGTTTTTATTATACACTGAAACTTACCTTGATATTCAAATACTTTCCGATTGATTGTCTTTATAGGCTTTGACTTCAAATCAATATATCCAACTATTCCTTTCTCATTTTGTAAGTTGATATAATTGATATTTAACCTTGTCTTCGAAGTACGATAGATTACTTCATACTGTTCGTTAGCAAACTCTGCAATATCAGAATAATGAACAAAGGAGGATGTAAAGTGATCTTTGTATACTTTTAATGAAACTCCTATACCTCCTTCTGATCTATAGGAAATCCATATAGTAATGGTATCATTCTTTTCACTACAATTACAATAATCAAGTTTTGACCACTTATTTTTCTTTTCAATAATATTTGCTTTTGAAAATGACCAAGCCAAGCGTTCATCCTCGGGTAAAAGATATGCTCGCTTCTCAATTTTCCAATCTAGAGGAGAAAGCTTTTGTGAGAAATCAATCTTTTGGCCTGATACTGGAAGCACAACGACAGATAATAACAAAACAACAATAAATAATTTTCTCATAATATATCTATCTTCCCGAAGCAGCTATCGACTCAGCAACCTGTCTTCCGGTAGCCATCGCTCCGTTTAGCGAAGGATAGGCCATATAATCCCCACAAATAAAGGTAGTATCATTCCATTTCAGATTCTTTTTTGCTGGTTCGCTGGCTGGAAAAGCAGGTAATGCCTGCGGAAGACTATATGTCTTTAGATGCTGCCAGGAGAGTACCTCATTTCCATACCACGCTACTAGTTCTTCTTTCACTTTCTCTACGAGTTGAGCCTCTGTAAACGAATGTTTCTTCACTATACTTACTGAAATCAGTGCTTTACCTGATGGAGCGTACGCAGGAGCAATATCGCTGGGCACACACAAATTATTAATCAAACCTTGTTCCTCACTATTAATCACCAGCATATCTGTATCTAAAGGCGAACGGTTTGCCGAAAAATAAATACAGGAAGTAGCATTAAAAACAGGCTGTATTTTGTTGCCAAGCAAGCCTGCAGAAGCCAATTCATCCACCGCTACCACAAGGTTTCTGGCCTGTATCTGCTCTCCGCTGATAAGTTCAACCGTACTGCCATTAATATGTTTCACAGGGGTATTGGTCCGGATGCTGTTTGCAGGTAAACTGGCCGCCAGTTGCCTGGGAATTTCCTGTATGCCTCCTGCCGGAAGTACGGCATCGCTTGCAGCAAACTGTTTAAATACAAACCGGAAGAAGTTGCTGGACGTATTGAGTTCTCTTTCCAGGAAAACACCGCCGAAAAATGGTTTGAAGAAACTGTCAATCATCTTTTCGCTCCAGCCATAGCTTTTCAGAAAATCAAGGGTACTGGTCGCTTTCTGAGCAAATATTTCATCTTCCTGTAAGTCTTTCAATTCCTGGGTAAGCTGTAAAATCCTGAATTTATCTGGCAGCGAACCTACCGGCGAAAACAAAGCAGAAAAGGCCAGAAACGGTTCTTTCAGCGGATTAACCAGCTTCACAAAACGCTTATTCTGCCGGATAATTGCTCCCGAACGGAAAGCTTTTAAATCTAGCGAATCATAGTTGAGAATATGTTTCGCCTCCGGATATGAAGTAAGAAAGACCTGAAATCCTTTGTCCAGTAAAAATCCATCTATCTTGTCTGTCCATATTCTACCGCCCACATCTGCACTGGATTCAATGAGAATAAAAGGAATTTGTTTTTTGTGTAAGTAATGTGCACAGGTAAGCCCTGCTACACCTGCACCAATAATAACGACCGGATAAGACTCCATGAATCAGCTAATCAAGCAGTAGGTTAGGTAAAATAGGTGCACGAATATACTGTATTTTTCTTATACTCCTTCTGACTGATGGCAGCTTCGTAAAATCAAATTTGAATA from Rhodocytophaga rosea carries:
- a CDS encoding protoporphyrinogen/coproporphyrinogen oxidase, translated to MESYPVVIIGAGVAGLTCAHYLHKKQIPFILIESSADVGGRIWTDKIDGFLLDKGFQVFLTSYPEAKHILNYDSLDLKAFRSGAIIRQNKRFVKLVNPLKEPFLAFSALFSPVGSLPDKFRILQLTQELKDLQEDEIFAQKATSTLDFLKSYGWSEKMIDSFFKPFFGGVFLERELNTSSNFFRFVFKQFAASDAVLPAGGIQEIPRQLAASLPANSIRTNTPVKHINGSTVELISGEQIQARNLVVAVDELASAGLLGNKIQPVFNATSCIYFSANRSPLDTDMLVINSEEQGLINNLCVPSDIAPAYAPSGKALISVSIVKKHSFTEAQLVEKVKEELVAWYGNEVLSWQHLKTYSLPQALPAFPASEPAKKNLKWNDTTFICGDYMAYPSLNGAMATGRQVAESIAASGR
- a CDS encoding DUF5777 family beta-barrel protein, translating into MPKLKLILLLIFLCSVTALQAQDDLLGLLENDSLQKKTPAYTIATFKTTRVINGHSVETTKNGVLQFMISHRFGTLNSGAYNFFGLDQATIRLGLEYGLTDRFTIGVGRSSLEKTYDGFLKYKVLRQSKNMPVSVVLFTSIAATSLKFTEPERDNLFSSRLSYTYQAIVARKFSDKLSLQLSPTLVHRNLVATTEDQNDVMAVGAAGRFKLTKRTSFNAEYFYVLPGKTADDYYNTLSLGFDIETGGHVFQLHLTNSQGMIEKFFVPGNTGRWSKGDIYIGFNVSRVFTLKKKKEVK
- a CDS encoding M14 family metallopeptidase, whose product is MTLISCESGRAHETPVHQLALVEDIKPAKDIFYSLHEKYLEKSITHRRFKHTDIVRILDSLKTNPLFEVKKVGESFQNRDIFLVKAGSGKTKVLLWSQMHGDEPTATMALLDIFKYLADSTSGDKVRDDLLRNTTLYFIPMLNPDGAEVYKRRNALDIDLNRDAVSLQSPESRILKSVRDSLKPDFGFNLHDQNTRYTAGKTSKPATVSFLAPPYDYAKSENEVRTKAMKLIVYMNRLLQNYIPGQVAKYSDEHEPRAFGDNIQKWGTSTVLIESGGYKNDTEKQYIRKLNFVALLNALKAIGQQTYTSEKIANYYKIPENERYLFDLLIRNAETEREGKPYRLDIGIDRYEVNMAPYTNFFYRSSIEEIGDMSVRYGYQELDASGMRLIPGKIYPEVIKNVRTLQSMNIKEILQKGFTTVKIKNYMPADQFTALPINIITGKNTRNHEVILSRSANFVLEQDGQVRYAIINGFIYDLQQDKNEVLNALVN
- a CDS encoding YceI family protein; the encoded protein is MRFFSVCFLLILLYSSTYVSAQGRYFTRAGHISFYSSTPVEDIKADNRQVASVIDFSSGEMVFSVLMRSFEFPKALMQEHFNENYIESDKYPKSTFKGKITNAQSVDTKKDGLYKVNVEGYLTIHGVTKPVKTEGTLEVKEGKILGKSNFTVAVADYNIQIPKVVQDNIQKTIDIKIDMVYEPFKQ
- a CDS encoding beta/alpha barrel domain-containing protein; translation: MQKPARKPVPEFKGNLRSNIIRVPESISSCSGIIILGKCIKSLLFSTDVAIIRNTNADAIIAVYPFTPQPIISHALILASDKPIFCGIGGGLTTGKRSLEIALDAEFQGALGVVLNKPAPNDLIEKLKRKLEIPVIVTVVSTDEDIQGRINAGVDIFNVSGAAQTETIVQKIRQINPDFPIIATGGKDDESINRTITAGANAITYTPPSTGELFKTIMNKYRQGGSY
- a CDS encoding OB-fold protein, yielding MKRKTGIISGLILIGILAAWLVYSKVYNKPHRQITGEQAAYAVKSVALFGAYETDENRADSLYLNKVLQVEGKVEKIFQNEKGELTLVLTGNEMFGISCTMADSEKEKLQHIKPGGEAKLKGLCNGMLMDVVLVKCVLVE
- a CDS encoding D-alanyl-D-alanine carboxypeptidase/D-alanyl-D-alanine-endopeptidase, producing MIISYFFRKNLVYTLFCILLAACTATKQQIRPLQIQKMVSESQIFSSHFTGFALYDPELKKMIAQHNAAQYFTPASNTKIFTFYTSLHMLGDSVPGLHYTVRNDSLFFQGTGDPSFLHPDLKNTTVYDFLNSRTEKLFYIPAYYKGYHYGPGWAWDDYNDYYSAEKSAFPVYGNIVRFQVDKQGKWHTFPRSFTKMVSRNTVIPAPDSIFHRLPEHNWFSYYPETFIKAFTQDVPFRQSDFLVLQLLSDTLHNPVLLQSQPLTGQKNILYSIRADSLYKRLMQESDNFIAEQLLLLCSSTISDTLNTEKAISYATNHLLDLPDKPIWKDGSGLTRYNLFTPRSIIKILEKLYTEVPRQRLFNIFPAGGQSGTIKKWYASDNGQPYIFAKTGTLSNVHCLSGYLVTKKGKTLIFSFMHNNYVVDIDEVRKEMQKVLKELYMRY